The nucleotide window tcttttaaataaattcaggAGAGGAAACCACTTgcaaaacagaagcattttccCATCTACTGAGAAATATCCAACCCACAGCAAGACAAACCTGTGACAACACCATACCCTTTAGTGGGCCATAACCCACTAATCTACACATAAATGCAATTTTGAAAGTCACATCCTGGACAAGTGAGGGTTTCTGTAGTACTTCAAAGAAATGGGAAGCCATCTGAGACAGCTTGTGAGGAGGAGTAGGGGACTGTCCGAAGACTGAAGTCTGGTGTGAGGTTAGAGGATGTGCGTAGCGGCTCCCATTCCTGCAGTGAagccttttcctctgcttgggTTTCCAGTGCTGACCGGGGGGCCGCTCAGCGGGACCTACAGGCTGCGCCAGATTCACTTCCATTGGGGGTCCAACGACGAAGCCGGCTCCGAGCACGCGGTGGATGGGATGAAGTACGCGGCAGAGGTAAGGCTTTACATGGAGTCATCTGTACCTCAGCTTGTGACTAGTTTTGCATGGTAAGAATAATGTTGCCCCTCCTCTTCCCGCTTTTCATTCTCCCCCCATTTTATTGAAATACAAGCGGTCTTCCTGAAGTGTTGCATGTTTGGTCCTTTCTCAAAGGAGAACCTATTTGAAAGCTTTGGAGAGGATTAAAAAAGGAGTACAGAAGACAAGAGCTTGATAAGAGCAAGATTTAATGTGCAAGAGTTATTTTAAACGTTGTCTTTCACTGTCTCTCCCTTGGAGAATATTTTCAAACTCACCTGCAGTTAAAAACCACAGAATTATTTGATTTGGGGCCTGTGCAGTGTAAAGTTAATGCAGTGCTTAGGAGCGTTGCATTTTGTGGTGCATTTAGCGATGTGATGGTTATGACTTTGAGAACCACACCTTAATATCTGTGGGGTGCCTGCTGTATGTGGAGGTACTGCGTTTCGGTGGAGGCAGCGTGCCACAGGGAGAAATGCACCGTCTGCTCTGGCATGGAGAGCTCGCTCCTGCTCTGTCTCCTTCAGTGTGTTTGAGTAGTCTACAGTAAAAAGTACTCAGTATCCGATTCCTCTTTGCAAATGGAAGTAACATGGAGTATTTTCATGAGGCTGAGTTCATTAACAACACAGAGttcagacagtaaaagagttTTCTGGGGCTAAAAAGGagtaaaaagtataaaaataaatggtaatGGACAAATAAAAGACAtgatataaagaagaaaaaaaatgaaatgtatgcACAGTGGTGTGGTCAGATTTTACTTGAAATGCTGTAAGAGATAgtggtcagaaaaaaaatcagttttctaaCACTAATGGGGAAAAGTGACATTTGCAGTGTTTAAAGGCTTATGTTTTCCACAGGAACCAGGTGAGATGGAATATAAAGAATTAATAGAGGTGCTTTAAAACCATTAAGTACCAAAACCAAATTTCTAGctgagaaaatatatatatgtttccCATCTAAGAAACcaaatggaaggagaaaatatcTCTGAATTGCTAGCCAGTCTAAAAACCTTTCCGTCACCTGTTCGTTGGGTAGCCCTCCACAAGAAGCTCTCTAGATGTCACTTTGGCTTTGGGATAAGAAGCCCAGAATTAAGATCAAGGCTTCTGAGCACTGttcacacaaaagaaaatacctcAGAAGGAGACATGAGGATGGTTTCAGTGCTCACCTTCATAAGGAAGATGTGTAAGATTTCAAGAAAAAGCATCGTCTGAGTCGAAGAAAGAATTAGTATACAGGTAAAGAAGACTGCAAGGTTCGGCCCCCTAAGCCCACCAGGAAGCAGAAGGGATCCATGGCTCCATTCTTTGTGACAACGTATGGTCTGATCAAGGTCTCTTCACAAGCTGCAGTGACAGAGCGGTGGTAAGACGGCATATATTCCTTAAAGAGAAGTCACAAGCCATTGAGAATGGGGCTGTACCCAAAAGTGTTTCACAGctctgtttgtttgggggttttggtttttggaggggttggtttggggtgtttttggCAAAGCTATGAGGGAATAGGAGTGGGCTTTATTTAGTTGCaggaattttcctttttgttctttgttggttttttgctttttttaaaatccacaaTAAAAGTCAATTCTGACAGAGAGtatctgtttcctttttgtgtatgtaaaaatgtaattgtttaaAAGTTGTTTAATGTAGCTTCTGTGAACTTGTAATAGTGAGTGGTGCAGGCACTATGAGCTCCAGGATATTAATGCACCTGAGAATGGCTTAGTGGACTATGTTCTCTTGCCGGTTTAATTTATAATATTCTTGACAACTTTCCTTCAAGGATCTCTGCAGCTGTGAGCCAGCATGTGTTTCATCATGAGCATACATGCCTTattattgatttcagtgggattcCTTACTTGCCGAAGTAATGTTTCAGCACTTTAGAGCCCAAGTGcttaaaaaacattatttatacTCTGTAACACCAAGTAAGAGCTCCATTTTACAGATATGGAAAATTGAAACTCATAGAGGTTAGGCAAGGACTGAGATTTAGAGTCAAAATCTTCACACTTCTAGATCCCTATTTCAACCACGCAGCTATGTTGCTTCCCATAGAAAACCTTTAAAGCAAGTTCCAGCTTTCCTAAATTGCTCTTACTTTAGAGGTCTTGAAGTGCTGTGTTCcaaaagaaagcctttttttttcaggggttCATCCCAGTTTAAGTCATTCAGTggagttgcttttcagcactcCTAAAGTTCAAAGTCTGAAAAGATGGGCACCGATTTTAGAAAAGCTAGTCCCATGCCCTGCTTCTGAGCCTCTCTTGCCATATCTAAAAACTATGGGTAATAAGATTTACTAATCCACTGAGGATTTGCGAGAGTAATTAATATTTGTGAAGTACTTAGTCTTAAGTGCTGTGTGAGTGTTTGTGCTCTCTCCGGTTTGGCAGTCGGACCATTGCTCAAGGCTGGGACATCCTGGCACTTCCCGGGAACCAGGAGCTCCTGCTGTGGAGCGTGGCCAGGATTTAGGAAACCTGGCTTAGCAGGAAGGACTGAGGTGGTATGGGGGTAGACGTCatgggcttttcctttccccacctGCCTAGGTGGTGTCTTTAAGCTGCTTAAGCAACTACCACAGGATGGTTCCAGAATAATGCATGTTGGAAATGCAAATGCTCAAACCTGAGATAATCAAGCTGCTTGTAAGTGCCTAACTACAGGTAATAATAGAAAATGACAATTGGAAGGtatcaaaaatgaaattttgaagtTCAGCTTAAACTAAACAAGGGAAAAGGGGTCAGTGCAAGTTTAATGTGTGTTTCTCTGCCTGTTTCTAGCTATTTATGTGGCTGATTAATGTTACTGAAAGCttgattaaagaaaaagaggagcaaAATACTAGTGACGTCCTCATGATTTtcaatcactttttaaaatcagctgtactaaaaatggatttaaaagcTTTAGTTATGTAACCATGGGATATCTTGTCTTAGCTTCTCTGTTTGAAATCTGGGGACCCAACAGCAGTTTGCCAGGCATTGTCGTGTGCTGATTGCGGCTAAATTTTGAATAAACCCAGCCACTGGAAATGCTTTTGCCATTTGTGTGAACTACCTATTTACCAATCTcatgaaatatttgcatttagaaAACTGAATGGCTCTGAATACAAAAGAGCAAAGTAGAATATCAAAACCAGTAAAGTTGTAGTATTAATTTGTGACTATTTGAGTTCAGCAGGAGTTGATGCTGTCTGTGTCTCTTGCTTTTCAGCTTCATGTGGTCCATTGGAACTCAGAGAAGTATTCCAGTTTTGTTGAGGCAGCTCGTCAGTCAGATGGATTAGCAGTCATGGCTGTATTTCTGAAGGTAAGAAAAGAATGCCTCAGCCCTTCTAATAAATCAGCATTATGAACCCAAAGGAATAATGGTGATGGTTGGCATAATTATTGCTAAAGAGATACTTCTTTTATATGGGCATTAAATTACACTGTTTCCTTCATACTATTTACTTACCAATATAGAAAGCGGTGCTTCCTTGAAGATTAAAAATGTCAGATTAATAGATTTTCAAGACAGTGAGAGTTTTCACTTTGCCTAGTCTGCACTCCTGTACAATGTAAGATGTGGAACTTAATTCAGCTGCCCCTATATGGATCCCAATAACTTGTACTTGACTAACAGCTTTCTTTAGGAGGGCAATCTGAATTGATTCAAGTACTTCTTTAATGGTTTGTTTCTTAGCTGgtagtttcttctgaaaaataataatgaaaaaaaccccaaaaccagaaaCTGGAGAATTTCCTTAGAATTATTATATACCTCTTTGCCCTCTGTACCTGTCCTAGGATGAAATTAAACTCTTGCAACAGCTTCACTGACTTCTGTATGAAGAAGCAGATGGAGAATTCACACAATCCATGACAAaggatggggctttgggcaaaTCTGTGGTTTCTGCCTGGCTGCCACAGCTTCCTGAGCACAGCTGGGGCTGATGCTGGCACAGTCAGGGAGCCATTACATGCAGCAGTTGCAAAGAACTGCTTCAATAATTCGGTCTCTTTCCAGTTTACATTATAACGattcaaggaaagtttcactGGATTTCTTGGCACACAAATTCTGCTTGGGATACCTAAGAACAAAGTTTtcactgttttaatttaaatttcagatgTAAGCCTGCAACTTTTAATATCCTGcatataaaacatgaaaaataaattgcttttattcCCCTGCAGTGCAAAGATTGTGGGTCCTTTGTAGCTGAAATAATTACTGTGAGTAGCCAGAATAAATACTGTCAGCGAGGGAGTGGATCTTCTTTACAATGAGTACTATTTCTAAGGACCAGCTGTCACAGGCTCGTACTCACAAAATCCATCAGATCTCACAGTCACTTAAGTAAAGTTATATAAAACAGTTTCAttatgcttttgcttttagattttttatttttgctgtttttctctggagctcaggtatttcttttttctctggtGTTAATAGATTGGTGAATGCAACCCTCAGCTGAAGAAGATTACTGACCGCTTGGACACCATCAGAATCAAGGTGATGCTTCTAAAAGAATACTAATATTGGTggttgcttttgttgttttggttttttggttttttttttgtaatctgGCTGCTACTCCCTTCACCTTCAAGTTTCCTAGTCCCTAGTTTCATAGCTATCCATACCTAACTCTGATTTGGGACAGTTTAGGAGCATTCTTGTTAGGTGAAGTTGAAAACTAAGCAGAGAAAGAATAATTTGTATACAATAGGAGATCAGAGGAAAAGGCCAATTCCTCGCAGAACCTAGTCTCTGACAAATCTGTTGCTATGAGAATAGTAACAGGGGAAGAACATGCTTTGTGGAAAGTTGTGAAAAAGATGAGGGAAAGGTTTCCTCCCCTGTTTTGCTGAGCTATAGGGTGAGAAATAGGGTATTGTTTGTGTGAGAGAAATCAGCCAGCCTTACAACATCATGTTTCATACAGGCATCTCTGGCCTGGTAGCCGGAACAGGGAGAAGAAGTAGTAACTGGTGGGCCTGGGAGGAGTGaatggggaggggagcaggTGGCAGTAACCTGTGGGGTTACTCTGCCAGCCTCATAGAGACCATGTTGAAAGTCCAACTTCTCACCTCTCTCTTCAACTTCCATCTCATCTTTAACTATGGGGAGCCTATGCTAACACACCTTTGATGGTGTCCTGCTGGCATCAAGGatagcagcagcaaagctgccGCAGAGGTAGGACCTCATCAGAAGGGCACTGGCTCACCTGCTGTGATCATCCAGGATGCTGCCAGCCTGCCCGATAGTGGAACAAGCTGTACCTCCTTTGGCATGATTTATCTTGGCCTCTTGCTTTTAAGTAATATTGccctggtttggtttttggggttttttaagcttcatgtaagaaataaatttctaaatatatttaatctaGAATCACAATgagcgcttttttttttttttctttccagggtAAAAGAGCACTATTCACAAACTTTGATCCTAGCTGTCTGCTTCCCAAGTCCCTGGACTACTGGACTTACTTTGGCTCTCTCACTGTTCCACCTCTTCTTGAGAGTGTCATCTGGATTGTTCTGAGAGAGCCCATAAGTGTTTGTTCTGAACAGGTATTTTTTGACTTTTCACTGCTCTAGAAACGTTACTTTTGTAAGACTTGAAATTGTAAATGTGaccaaaaaatacattttttgcaGAGCTTGGCATTGCATATCTTATCAAATTTTCAAAGGACAAAATATGTCTATCAAATCCTAACTTCTTGTTGCCTTTCTTTGCGTAACAGCTGTTTattatccatttttaaaaaagaatgtgCATACTCTAAAAATTAACAACCAAAAATAACCCACAAGGAACTTACAGAAAAAAGAGTTCTGGTGATGCTTAGAAATTCTGGAATTCCATTCAATTCAATTATTTGCATATCCAGCTCAAACCTCTTCTCTGGCATTTTTATTTGGCAGATGAATAATAAATTTCTTCTTGCATTCCAGATATGTAAAACTTGGTGAATTTACTAgaataatgaaaagcaaatgcaattGTAATAAGTTGGGGTTTATGTTAGACTATCTTAGGAAAAGTGTGATACCACATAAAAGAGTCTACTTACATTTCTTATTAAATGAAGCTTCATGCTATATATTAATGTTGCAACAGTGACACCCAGTGGGCTGATCATCTTAGGTCTAAAGAGTTTTTCCCACTGGAGAGACAGTGAAGTGGGTCAGATCATAGCTTCCAATATTGGATGTTGATAAGTACATCACCTGCAATATGTTATCAATATTCTGGGCATACTGTAACCCTTACGATTTTTGTACCACAGTGTTTGTCTCATTCGTGGTCAATATTACGAATACCTCAGAAAATTCAATACCCTAGGCTGCATACTCAGCAGAAATGGTGACTTCAGTTTTGCGTGAAATGTTAAGACAGTTCACTGAATGGGATGCTTGTTAGTCAGGAGACCTCAGATTCTGTTTGTAACTGATTTGAAGTCATGTATTTTCTCAGTGTGTGTATTTTTCTCATATGTATCTCTTACTCACTCCCCTCAATCTGGCTTTGTAAGACTCACTGCAGTGTGTACGGATCTAGGATTGAAAATTTGTGTTAACATATCAACTTCCCAAAGACAAGCCATTGTTCAGGTTAAAAAGTTCTTATTTGGGCTAATCTATAATTAATGCATTCTAAAATGTGAAATACTGTATACAAACACCCATGTGTAACAAGTTCAGAGGACATGATGTCAGAAACAATGTCAAATATGTTGATTCTTCACTAGTCATTTTTCACAGACTGTAGCTATACCTTACATATTAAAGTATAAATGTGCTATATTCTTATACATACAAGCATGCATGTAGCCAAAAGTGTTTGTTTCCAGTAATGTCCACCATTGTGATCAAGCAGTCATCACCGTGACTGATACTGTTTCGCCATTTAATCTTATTCCTCAAGTTTGTATTTCTTCAGGGTTTTACAGTTTACTACCTCCTTTTGGTGCAGTTTTCAggttgaaagaaattaaaaacaaatttcaagTTTTTAGAAACTCACGGGGAGCCTGAATTACAAATGTTAGCTTTAGAATGGTGTGAAGTAAGATAGTATTGACTTTTTTTGCTCTTAATGCAATTAAGATGCAATG belongs to Haliaeetus albicilla chromosome 3, bHalAlb1.1, whole genome shotgun sequence and includes:
- the LOC104325955 gene encoding carbonic anhydrase 13 isoform X1; amino-acid sequence: MLHWGYDEHNGPAHWKEVFPVANGDRQSPIDIKTEETKYDPSLRPLNPNYDPASAKIILNNGHSTSVEFDDTVNKSVLTGGPLSGTYRLRQIHFHWGSNDEAGSEHAVDGMKYAAELHVVHWNSEKYSSFVEAARQSDGLAVMAVFLKIGECNPQLKKITDRLDTIRIKGKRALFTNFDPSCLLPKSLDYWTYFGSLTVPPLLESVIWIVLREPISVCSEQLAKFRSLLSTAEDEVACCLLRNYRPPQPLKGREVRRN
- the LOC104325955 gene encoding carbonic anhydrase 13 isoform X2 — encoded protein: MGTPPVLSLMTPSTNQVHSNRIAQVSYLTLAAVLTGGPLSGTYRLRQIHFHWGSNDEAGSEHAVDGMKYAAELHVVHWNSEKYSSFVEAARQSDGLAVMAVFLKIGECNPQLKKITDRLDTIRIKGKRALFTNFDPSCLLPKSLDYWTYFGSLTVPPLLESVIWIVLREPISVCSEQLAKFRSLLSTAEDEVACCLLRNYRPPQPLKGREVRRN
- the LOC104325955 gene encoding carbonic anhydrase 13 isoform X3, which produces MLTGGPLSGTYRLRQIHFHWGSNDEAGSEHAVDGMKYAAELHVVHWNSEKYSSFVEAARQSDGLAVMAVFLKIGECNPQLKKITDRLDTIRIKGKRALFTNFDPSCLLPKSLDYWTYFGSLTVPPLLESVIWIVLREPISVCSEQLAKFRSLLSTAEDEVACCLLRNYRPPQPLKGREVRRN